From a single Streptomyces misionensis genomic region:
- a CDS encoding ABC transporter permease, translating into MTAAPDDCLARNEWICGAYLSSRRRILLDAVVQHLQLTSLSILIGLVIAVPLAVLARRWGWAAAPVLALTTVLYTIPSLAMFSLLLPLYGLSATLVVAGLVLYSLTLLVRNLLAGLRAVPEETRQAARGLGYGPLRLLLTVELPLALPAAMAGLRIATVSAVSLVTVGAIVGYGGLGNLIYSGMNTYFKAQVLTASVLCVLIAVAADLLLLGVQRLITPWTRAARP; encoded by the coding sequence GTGACCGCCGCCCCGGACGACTGCCTCGCGCGCAACGAGTGGATCTGCGGCGCCTATCTGAGCAGCCGCCGCCGGATCCTGCTCGACGCGGTCGTCCAGCACCTCCAGCTGACCTCGCTGTCGATCCTGATCGGCCTGGTCATCGCGGTGCCGCTCGCGGTCCTCGCCCGCCGCTGGGGCTGGGCGGCGGCCCCCGTCCTCGCCCTGACCACGGTCCTCTACACCATTCCCTCCCTGGCGATGTTCTCCCTGCTGCTGCCCCTGTACGGCCTCTCGGCCACCCTCGTCGTCGCCGGACTGGTGCTGTACTCGCTCACCCTGCTGGTGCGCAATCTCCTCGCGGGCCTGCGCGCGGTCCCGGAGGAGACCCGGCAGGCGGCGCGGGGCCTCGGCTACGGCCCGCTGCGGCTGCTGCTCACCGTGGAACTGCCGCTCGCCCTGCCCGCCGCGATGGCCGGGCTGCGCATTGCCACCGTCTCGGCGGTCTCCCTGGTCACGGTCGGCGCGATCGTCGGCTACGGGGGCCTCGGGAACCTCATCTACTCGGGCATGAACACCTACTTCAAGGCCCAGGTGCTCACCGCGTCCGTGCTGTGCGTGCTGATCGCCGTCGCCGCCGACCTGCTCCTGCTGGGCGTGCAGCGGCTGATCACCCCGTGGACCCGGGCGGCTCGCCCTTGA
- a CDS encoding AAA family ATPase, producing MFTSVDDVSARLAETGYLASPAVATTVFLAARLGKPLLVEGPAGVGKTELAKAVAQVASARLVRLQCYEGVDESRALYEWNHAKQLLRISAGRDESWDETRTDIFSEEFLLPRPLLTAIRGDEPTVLLIDETDKADVEMEGLLLEVLSDFQITVPELGTVTATRRPFVVLTSNAGRELSEALRRRCLFLHIGFPEPELERRIVRLKVPGLSEALTESLVRVVGALRAMDLRKAPSVAETVDWARTLLALGADTLDEKVVRDSLGVILKHQDDIQRAAAKLDLDTL from the coding sequence TTGTTCACGTCCGTCGACGATGTCTCCGCCCGTCTCGCCGAGACCGGCTACCTCGCCTCGCCCGCCGTCGCCACCACCGTGTTCCTCGCGGCCCGGCTGGGCAAGCCGCTGCTGGTGGAGGGGCCCGCCGGGGTGGGCAAGACCGAGCTGGCCAAGGCCGTCGCCCAGGTGGCCTCGGCCCGACTGGTCCGGCTCCAGTGCTACGAGGGCGTCGACGAGTCCCGGGCGCTGTACGAGTGGAACCACGCCAAGCAGTTGCTGCGCATCAGCGCGGGCCGGGACGAGAGCTGGGACGAGACCCGTACCGACATCTTCAGCGAGGAGTTCCTGCTCCCCCGCCCGCTGCTGACCGCCATCCGCGGCGACGAGCCGACGGTGCTGCTGATCGACGAGACCGACAAGGCCGACGTCGAGATGGAGGGCCTGCTCCTGGAGGTGCTCAGCGACTTCCAGATCACGGTGCCGGAGCTGGGCACGGTCACCGCGACCCGGCGCCCCTTCGTCGTGCTCACCTCCAACGCGGGCCGGGAGCTGTCCGAGGCGCTGCGCCGCCGGTGCCTGTTCCTGCACATCGGCTTCCCGGAGCCGGAGCTGGAGCGGCGGATCGTCCGGCTGAAGGTGCCAGGACTGTCCGAGGCGCTGACGGAGTCGCTGGTGCGGGTGGTCGGCGCGCTGCGCGCGATGGACCTGCGCAAGGCGCCGTCCGTCGCCGAGACCGTCGACTGGGCGCGCACCCTGCTGGCCCTGGGCGCGGACACGCTGGACGAGAAGGTCGTACGGGACAGCCTCGGGGTGATCCTCAAGCACCAGGACGACATCCAGAGGGCCGCCGCCAAGCTCGACCTGGACACGCTGTGA
- a CDS encoding TetR/AcrR family transcriptional regulator: MATTDKASPRDRLLDAAARLCYRDGVSIGVEALCREAGVSKRSMYQLFGGKDEMLAASLERRVPGYDARLTHPDPQAPPRERILYVFERLEQDSLDAGFHGCPFLAALVELKDPGHPASEVAREAKERLAHAFRTEAERGGARDPELLARQLMLVFDGAGARAGARVERLADGLATATAATLCDAAGLRR; this comes from the coding sequence ATGGCCACCACCGACAAGGCATCCCCGCGCGACCGGCTGCTCGACGCGGCCGCCCGGCTCTGCTACCGGGACGGCGTCTCCATCGGCGTCGAGGCGCTGTGCCGGGAGGCCGGGGTCTCCAAACGGTCGATGTACCAGCTCTTCGGCGGCAAGGACGAGATGCTCGCCGCGAGCCTGGAGCGCCGCGTCCCCGGGTACGACGCCCGGCTCACGCACCCCGACCCGCAGGCGCCGCCGCGCGAGCGCATCCTGTACGTCTTCGAGCGGCTGGAGCAGGACTCCCTGGACGCCGGCTTCCACGGCTGCCCCTTCCTCGCCGCGCTGGTCGAACTGAAGGACCCCGGCCACCCGGCGAGCGAGGTCGCCCGCGAGGCCAAGGAACGTCTGGCGCACGCGTTTCGGACCGAGGCCGAGCGGGGCGGCGCCCGCGACCCCGAACTCCTCGCCCGCCAGCTAATGCTGGTCTTCGACGGCGCCGGCGCGCGGGCCGGCGCCCGGGTGGAGCGGCTGGCCGACGGCCTCGCCACGGCCACCGCCGCCACCCTCTGCGACGCGGCCGGCCTGCGGCGGTGA
- a CDS encoding helix-turn-helix transcriptional regulator, translated as MDDNHLGEFLRAHRDRLRPQDVNMASHGVRRVAGLRREEVAVLAGVNADYYTRLEQGRERHPSPQVLDALSRALLLDTDARDHLHRLAGVSPDGRGSRHATEHVSPALRQLMDGYPHTPAFVMNRTLDLLAGNALADALYAPFTPADNLARMTFLDPVGRQFYRDWDRAAQAAVANLRQASGFDPDHPRLRHLVDMLTEHSAEFRRLWARHAVRGKTRDAKQLLHPDVGPLSLTYQSFDVRDAPGQQLVIYHAEPGSPSAQALTLLGTLHAGEKRAPSGSPP; from the coding sequence ATGGACGACAACCACCTCGGGGAGTTCCTGCGCGCGCACCGCGACCGCCTGCGGCCGCAGGACGTCAACATGGCGAGTCACGGTGTGCGCAGAGTCGCCGGACTGCGCCGCGAGGAGGTCGCCGTGCTGGCCGGCGTCAACGCCGACTACTACACCCGGCTGGAGCAGGGACGCGAGCGCCACCCCTCGCCCCAAGTGCTGGACGCGCTCAGCCGCGCGCTCCTGCTCGACACGGACGCCCGCGACCACCTGCACCGCCTGGCCGGAGTGTCACCGGACGGCCGAGGCTCCCGCCACGCCACCGAGCACGTCAGCCCCGCGCTGCGCCAGCTGATGGACGGCTACCCGCACACCCCGGCGTTCGTCATGAACCGCACCCTCGACCTGCTGGCCGGGAACGCCCTGGCCGACGCCCTCTACGCCCCCTTCACCCCGGCCGACAACCTGGCCCGCATGACCTTCCTCGACCCGGTCGGACGGCAGTTCTACCGAGACTGGGACCGGGCCGCCCAAGCCGCCGTCGCCAACCTGCGCCAGGCGAGCGGCTTCGACCCCGACCACCCGCGGCTGCGACACCTCGTGGACATGCTGACCGAACACAGCGCGGAATTCCGGCGGTTGTGGGCGCGGCACGCCGTGCGCGGCAAAACCCGGGACGCCAAGCAACTCCTCCACCCGGACGTCGGCCCTCTCTCCCTCACCTACCAGTCCTTCGACGTCCGCGACGCGCCCGGCCAGCAACTCGTCATCTACCACGCCGAACCGGGCAGCCCCTCCGCCCAGGCCCTGACCCTCCTCGGCACCCTGCACGCCGGGGAGAAGCGGGCCCCGTCCGGCTCCCCACCGTGA
- a CDS encoding ABC transporter substrate-binding protein, translating into MGHGGGRTRRRRATGARRALPAALLLALTACTTGPSLENRGQVTAPPGDSHHLTIGSAGFTESDLLAQMYAQLLNQAGYRTSILTVNNRELYEPALESGRIDVVPEYAATFADWLNTKTHGPRARPVGSPDLAVTIRALRALATPRGLTVLPPGRALAQNAFAVRADYARRHHLKTLGDLGAARLPVRIAAGDECVQRPYCAPGLRKVYGIDVTGVDPKGVGTTQAKRAVQDGHDQLVLTTTTDATLDRFGLVLLTDDRRLQNADYVLPVVNRARAGGAGVTRALGRLNTVLTTRDLAGLDEQVDSWRRLPADVARTYLKDKGLLK; encoded by the coding sequence GTGGGCCATGGCGGCGGGCGGACGAGAAGGCGGCGGGCGACAGGCGCCCGCCGTGCACTCCCGGCCGCCCTGCTGCTCGCGCTCACCGCCTGCACCACCGGCCCCTCCCTGGAGAACCGCGGCCAGGTCACCGCCCCGCCCGGCGACAGCCACCACCTGACCATCGGCTCGGCCGGCTTCACCGAGAGCGACCTGCTCGCCCAGATGTACGCCCAGCTGCTGAACCAGGCCGGCTACCGCACCTCGATCCTCACCGTCAACAACCGGGAGCTGTACGAACCGGCACTGGAGTCCGGCCGGATCGACGTCGTGCCCGAGTACGCGGCCACCTTCGCCGACTGGCTGAACACGAAGACCCACGGCCCCCGCGCCCGGCCGGTCGGCTCACCCGACCTCGCCGTCACGATCAGGGCCCTGCGCGCACTCGCCACCCCCCGCGGACTCACCGTGCTCCCACCGGGCCGGGCCCTCGCCCAGAACGCGTTCGCGGTACGCGCCGACTACGCCCGCAGGCACCACCTCAAGACCCTCGGCGATCTCGGCGCGGCACGACTGCCGGTACGCATCGCGGCGGGCGACGAATGCGTGCAACGGCCCTACTGCGCACCGGGGCTGCGCAAGGTGTACGGCATCGACGTCACCGGCGTCGACCCCAAGGGCGTCGGCACCACCCAGGCCAAGCGGGCCGTGCAGGACGGCCACGACCAACTGGTGCTGACCACCACCACGGACGCCACCCTCGACCGGTTCGGCCTGGTCCTGCTCACCGACGACCGGCGGCTGCAGAACGCCGACTACGTGCTCCCGGTCGTCAACCGCGCCCGCGCGGGCGGCGCCGGGGTGACCCGGGCCCTCGGCAGGCTCAACACCGTCCTCACCACACGCGACCTGGCCGGCCTGGACGAACAGGTGGACAGCTGGCGGCGGCTGCCCGCCGACGTGGCCCGCACCTACCTCAAGGACAAGGGCCTGCTGAAGTAG
- a CDS encoding ABC transporter permease, whose amino-acid sequence MSTLTATWNWLADPAHWHGDDGVWHRLLQHLALTAVCLLLSCLIALPVALVLGHLGRGGALAVNISNVGRAVPTFAVLVLLLLTPVGNWGEGPTVVALVLFAVPPLLTNAYVGMREVDRGVVQAARGMGMTGRQVMFHVELPLSLPMILNGVRIAAVQLVATATIAALAGGGGLGRIITAGFNLASTPQVVAGALIVAVFALVVEALFEIAERLGPAWSRTGR is encoded by the coding sequence ATGAGCACGCTCACCGCCACCTGGAACTGGCTCGCCGACCCCGCCCACTGGCACGGCGACGACGGCGTGTGGCACCGGCTGCTCCAGCACCTCGCCCTCACCGCCGTCTGCCTTCTCCTGAGCTGTCTGATCGCCCTGCCCGTCGCCCTGGTCCTCGGCCACCTCGGCCGGGGCGGTGCGCTCGCCGTGAACATCTCCAACGTCGGCCGGGCCGTACCCACCTTCGCCGTGCTGGTCCTGCTGCTGCTCACGCCGGTCGGCAACTGGGGCGAAGGGCCCACCGTGGTGGCACTGGTGCTGTTCGCCGTGCCGCCGCTGCTCACCAACGCCTACGTCGGGATGCGCGAGGTCGACCGGGGGGTCGTCCAGGCGGCCCGGGGCATGGGGATGACCGGCCGGCAAGTGATGTTTCACGTGGAACTGCCCCTTTCGCTCCCCATGATCCTGAACGGGGTCCGGATCGCCGCCGTACAGCTCGTCGCCACCGCCACCATCGCGGCGCTCGCGGGCGGCGGCGGGCTCGGCCGGATCATCACGGCGGGCTTCAACCTCGCCAGCACCCCCCAGGTGGTCGCGGGCGCCCTGATCGTCGCGGTGTTCGCGCTGGTCGTGGAGGCCCTCTTCGAGATCGCCGAACGGCTGGGACCGGCGTGGTCGCGGACCGGGCGGTGA
- a CDS encoding pirin family protein — protein sequence MSNLDRAPVPTVCGGRGFVVAEPVRELLSPRHVTLGESTEVRRLLPNLGRRMIGAWAFVDHYGPDDIADEPGMQVPPHPHIGLQTVSWLHEGEVLHRDSTGSLQTIRPRQLGLMTAGRAISHSEESPRPHARLLHGAQLWVALPDAHRHTAPKFEFHAELPTVTAPGLTATVLLGGLDGAVSPGTAYTPIVGADLALTRGADVRLPLEPDFEYGVLAMSGEVHVDGVPVLPGSMLYLGCGRSELPLRAESDAGLMLLGGEPFAEELVMWWNFVARTQEEIEQAREDWTKGVRFGEVKGYDGTPLRAPQLPEVPLKPRGRVR from the coding sequence ATGAGCAACCTTGACCGCGCGCCCGTGCCCACCGTCTGCGGGGGCCGTGGATTCGTCGTCGCCGAACCCGTCCGCGAACTGCTGAGCCCCCGACACGTCACGCTGGGGGAATCCACCGAGGTGCGTCGGCTGCTGCCGAACCTGGGCCGCCGCATGATCGGCGCGTGGGCCTTCGTCGACCACTACGGCCCGGACGACATCGCCGACGAGCCCGGCATGCAGGTCCCGCCGCATCCGCACATCGGGTTGCAGACGGTCAGCTGGCTGCACGAGGGCGAGGTGCTGCACCGCGACTCCACGGGCAGCCTCCAGACGATCCGGCCCCGGCAGCTGGGCCTGATGACCGCGGGGCGCGCGATCAGCCACTCCGAGGAGAGCCCCCGGCCGCACGCCCGCCTCCTGCACGGCGCCCAGTTGTGGGTGGCGCTGCCCGACGCACACCGGCACACGGCCCCGAAGTTCGAGTTCCACGCCGAGCTGCCCACGGTGACCGCACCCGGCCTGACCGCCACGGTGCTCCTCGGCGGCCTGGACGGCGCCGTCTCACCCGGCACCGCCTACACCCCGATCGTCGGCGCGGACCTCGCCCTCACCCGGGGCGCGGACGTCCGGCTGCCGCTGGAACCCGACTTCGAGTACGGCGTCCTGGCCATGTCCGGCGAGGTGCACGTGGACGGCGTACCGGTCCTGCCGGGCTCGATGCTCTACCTCGGCTGCGGCCGCTCCGAACTCCCGCTGCGCGCCGAGTCCGACGCCGGGCTCATGCTCCTCGGCGGCGAGCCCTTCGCCGAGGAACTCGTCATGTGGTGGAACTTCGTCGCCCGCACCCAGGAAGAGATCGAACAGGCTCGCGAGGACTGGACGAAGGGGGTTCGATTCGGCGAGGTGAAGGGCTACGACGGGACTCCGCTGCGCGCACCGCAGCTGCCGGAAGTACCGCTGAAACCGCGCGGAAGGGTGCGTTGA
- a CDS encoding vWA domain-containing protein, translating to MTDAAERITALVGALRAHGVRIGTGESVDAARAARELGFADRELLREGLAATLLHGPAQRAVFDPVFDLYFPRGVGGPGGRPASRETLRDRLAEALAANDPALMARLAQEAVDALGGYGSSPGSDGWSAYQTLERLRPQTLLARVRADVREGEGAGAGFADRLLEDEIRRRIEEFRRLVGAEARRRVAERRGRDEIARRAVRPTADRVDFLIADRDQLAELRRTVQPLARKLATRLAARRRRAARGTVDLRRTLRSSLSTGGVPMRPVLRRRRPVRPELVLLCDVSGSVSGFSDFTMLLVQALHDQFGKVRVFAFVNRLDEVTGLLDHGRADPGGLGARIRAEATLTGWHGSSDYGTALGEFAERYGAAVGPRTTVFVLGDARTNMSDPNLPALTEIARRARRVHWLNPEPAAQWGTGDSAAPAYAELVAMHECRTARQLGALVGRLLPV from the coding sequence GTGACGGATGCCGCCGAGCGGATCACCGCCCTGGTCGGGGCGCTGCGTGCGCACGGGGTGCGGATCGGCACCGGGGAGAGCGTGGACGCGGCCCGCGCGGCGCGGGAACTGGGGTTCGCGGACCGGGAGCTGCTGCGCGAGGGGCTGGCCGCGACCTTGCTGCACGGCCCGGCCCAGCGCGCCGTGTTCGACCCGGTCTTCGACCTCTACTTCCCGCGCGGCGTGGGCGGTCCGGGCGGCCGGCCGGCGAGCCGCGAGACCCTGCGCGACCGGCTGGCCGAGGCCCTCGCGGCGAACGACCCGGCGCTGATGGCCCGGTTGGCCCAGGAGGCGGTCGACGCCCTCGGCGGATACGGGAGTTCACCCGGGTCCGACGGCTGGTCCGCGTACCAGACCCTGGAACGGCTGCGCCCGCAGACGCTGCTGGCCCGGGTGCGGGCCGATGTGCGGGAGGGCGAGGGCGCGGGGGCGGGCTTCGCCGACCGGCTGCTGGAAGACGAGATCCGGCGCCGCATCGAGGAGTTCCGGCGGCTGGTCGGGGCGGAGGCGCGGCGCCGGGTCGCCGAGCGGCGCGGGCGGGACGAGATCGCGCGCCGGGCCGTGCGCCCGACGGCCGACCGGGTGGACTTCCTGATCGCCGACCGCGACCAACTGGCCGAGCTGCGCAGGACGGTCCAGCCGCTGGCGCGCAAGCTGGCCACCCGGCTCGCGGCGCGCCGCCGCCGGGCCGCGCGCGGCACCGTCGACCTGCGCCGCACCCTGCGTTCGTCGCTGTCCACCGGTGGCGTCCCGATGCGGCCGGTGCTGCGCCGGCGCCGGCCGGTCCGCCCCGAACTGGTGCTGCTCTGCGACGTGTCCGGCTCGGTGTCGGGCTTCTCCGACTTCACCATGCTGCTGGTGCAGGCGCTGCACGACCAGTTCGGCAAGGTCCGGGTGTTCGCCTTCGTCAACCGGCTGGACGAGGTGACCGGCCTGCTCGACCACGGTCGTGCCGACCCCGGAGGCCTCGGCGCCCGCATCCGCGCCGAGGCCACGCTCACCGGCTGGCACGGCAGCAGCGACTACGGCACGGCGCTGGGCGAGTTCGCGGAGCGGTACGGCGCCGCGGTCGGCCCGCGCACCACGGTGTTCGTGCTCGGTGACGCCCGCACCAACATGAGCGACCCGAACCTGCCCGCCCTCACCGAGATCGCCCGCAGGGCCCGGCGCGTCCACTGGCTCAACCCCGAACCGGCCGCCCAGTGGGGCACCGGGGACTCGGCGGCGCCCGCGTACGCGGAGCTGGTGGCGATGCACGAGTGCCGTACCGCGCGGCAGCTGGGAGCGCTGGTGGGGCGGCTGTTGCCGGTGTGA
- a CDS encoding GNAT family N-acetyltransferase, producing the protein MPELERLHADHAPAVLAFELANRAYFAASVSDRGDEYFARFADRHSALLAEQEAGICAFYVLVAEDGSVLGRFNLYDLEDGSADLGYRVAQHVAGRGVATATVRQLCRLAAERHGLRTLRAAASHANAASRKVLIKAGFVPVGPADPADVGGQAGTWYQCDLEHRP; encoded by the coding sequence GTGCCCGAACTGGAGCGGCTGCATGCCGACCACGCCCCGGCGGTCCTGGCCTTCGAGCTGGCGAACCGCGCCTACTTCGCCGCCTCCGTCTCCGACCGGGGCGACGAGTACTTCGCCCGGTTCGCCGACCGGCACAGCGCCCTGCTGGCCGAACAGGAGGCCGGCATCTGCGCCTTCTACGTGCTGGTCGCCGAGGACGGCTCCGTACTGGGCCGGTTCAACCTGTACGACCTCGAGGACGGCAGCGCCGACCTCGGCTACCGGGTCGCGCAGCACGTCGCCGGCCGCGGCGTGGCGACCGCCACCGTCCGGCAGCTGTGCCGGCTGGCGGCGGAGCGGCACGGGCTGCGCACCCTGCGGGCGGCCGCCTCCCACGCCAACGCCGCGTCCCGGAAGGTGCTGATCAAGGCCGGGTTCGTGCCGGTCGGCCCGGCAGACCCCGCCGACGTCGGCGGCCAGGCGGGCACCTGGTACCAGTGCGACCTGGAACACCGGCCGTAG
- a CDS encoding betaine/proline/choline family ABC transporter ATP-binding protein (Members of the family are the ATP-binding subunit of ABC transporters for substrates such as betaine, L-proline or other amino acids, choline, carnitine, etc. The substrate specificity is best determined from the substrate-binding subunit, rather than this subunit, as it interacts with the permease subunit and not with substrate directly.): MIRFEHVTKRYPDGTTAVDDLSFEVAEGELVTLVGPSGCGKTTTMMMVNRLIEPTSGRIRVDGEDIAGVDPVRLRRRIGYVIQQVGLFPHRTVLDNTATVPVLLGWKRAKARARAAELLDLVGLDPKTYGPRYPEQLSGGQRQRVGVARALAADPPVLLMDEPFGAVDPVVREQLQDEFLRMQAAVRKTVLLVTHDIEEAVRLGDRIAVYGQGRIEQFDTPGAVLGSPATPYVAGFVGADRGLKRLSVTAIEPDDLRQPPVARPDEPAGTARERLREQGARWAVVLDAHGDLHGWVGAEDLAAGGTVGELAHRMTAWVPVGAPLKQAFGVMLQYDAGWVAVLDGARFLGVLTPAKLHEALRRSVDADARGVARGQVPFDSVSDA, from the coding sequence ATGATCCGGTTCGAGCACGTGACGAAGCGGTATCCGGACGGTACGACGGCCGTGGACGACCTCTCCTTCGAGGTGGCCGAGGGCGAACTGGTGACACTGGTCGGCCCCTCGGGCTGCGGCAAGACCACCACCATGATGATGGTGAACCGGCTCATCGAGCCGACCTCCGGGCGGATCCGGGTCGACGGCGAGGACATCGCCGGGGTCGACCCGGTGCGGCTGCGCCGCCGCATCGGGTACGTCATCCAGCAGGTGGGCCTGTTCCCGCACCGCACCGTGCTGGACAACACCGCGACCGTGCCCGTGCTGCTCGGCTGGAAGCGGGCGAAGGCCCGGGCCCGCGCCGCCGAGCTGCTGGATCTGGTGGGCCTGGACCCGAAGACGTACGGGCCGCGCTATCCGGAGCAGCTGTCCGGCGGGCAGCGGCAGCGGGTCGGGGTGGCGCGGGCGCTGGCGGCCGATCCGCCGGTGCTGCTGATGGACGAACCGTTCGGCGCGGTCGACCCGGTGGTGCGCGAGCAGTTGCAGGACGAGTTCCTGCGGATGCAGGCGGCCGTGCGCAAGACGGTGTTGCTGGTCACGCACGACATCGAGGAGGCCGTCCGGCTCGGCGACCGCATCGCCGTGTACGGGCAGGGGCGGATCGAGCAGTTCGACACGCCGGGGGCGGTGCTGGGGTCGCCCGCGACACCGTATGTCGCGGGGTTCGTGGGGGCGGACCGGGGGCTGAAGCGGCTGTCGGTGACCGCGATCGAGCCGGACGACCTCCGGCAGCCGCCCGTGGCCCGGCCGGACGAGCCCGCCGGGACGGCGCGGGAGCGGCTGCGGGAGCAGGGCGCGCGCTGGGCGGTCGTCCTGGACGCGCACGGCGATCTGCACGGCTGGGTGGGTGCCGAAGACCTGGCGGCGGGCGGCACGGTCGGGGAGCTGGCCCATCGGATGACCGCCTGGGTGCCGGTGGGGGCGCCGCTGAAGCAGGCGTTCGGGGTGATGCTCCAGTACGACGCCGGGTGGGTCGCGGTGCTGGACGGGGCGCGTTTCCTCGGGGTGCTCACCCCGGCGAAGCTGCACGAGGCGCTGCGCCGCTCGGTGGACGCGGACGCGCGGGGCGTGGCGCGCGGGCAGGTGCCCTTCGACTCGGTGTCGGACGCCTGA
- a CDS encoding RNA polymerase sigma factor → MTTATPPAALPWERAGTAPSPAFWRRCARLLVRARLGTGTGAAGAPAAPGRPLDPAAVLEPPPGIEELYHHRRLSLVRLAVLLVDDLPTAEDVVQDAFTALLRRHGHRLAALDDPEAYLRTSVVNTARSVLRRRRTVRAHVPAPEEHAPAPEEDVLLHEDHREVLAALRTLTRRQREVLVLRYWSHLTEAEIAATLGLSRGTVKSTASRALDALGRRLEGLR, encoded by the coding sequence ATGACGACAGCGACACCACCGGCGGCCCTGCCCTGGGAACGGGCCGGCACGGCGCCCTCCCCCGCGTTCTGGCGCAGATGCGCCCGGCTCCTCGTCCGCGCCCGGTTGGGCACCGGCACGGGCGCGGCCGGCGCACCGGCCGCGCCGGGGCGCCCCCTCGACCCGGCCGCCGTCCTCGAACCCCCGCCCGGCATCGAGGAGTTGTACCACCACCGCCGGTTGTCCCTGGTGCGCCTGGCGGTGCTGCTGGTGGACGATCTGCCCACGGCCGAGGACGTCGTGCAGGACGCCTTCACCGCACTGCTGCGCCGGCACGGCCACCGGCTCGCCGCCCTCGACGACCCGGAGGCGTACCTGCGGACCAGCGTGGTCAACACGGCCCGCTCGGTGCTGCGCCGGCGCAGGACCGTACGGGCGCACGTCCCCGCCCCGGAGGAGCACGCGCCCGCACCGGAGGAGGACGTCCTCCTGCACGAGGATCACCGGGAGGTGCTGGCGGCGCTGCGCACCCTGACCCGGCGGCAACGGGAGGTCCTGGTGCTGCGCTACTGGTCGCATCTGACCGAGGCCGAGATCGCGGCGACGCTCGGCCTGTCACGGGGCACCGTCAAGTCCACGGCCAGCCGGGCCCTGGACGCACTCGGCCGCCGTCTGGAGGGCCTGCGATGA
- a CDS encoding D-cysteine desulfhydrase family protein yields MTHPPVPLGTFPTPVEPAPRLAATLGLGPEDLWVKRDDLTGLGGGGNKVRKLEWTVGAALAEGADTLVTTGAAQSNHARLTAAAGARLGLDVVLVLRGGAGASRSGNLALDGLFGARLAWAGEVDQAGLDAAAAEVCDRLRADGARPALIPFGGSGTLGARGYVRCGEEVRAQVPDVRTAVVALGSGGTMAGLVAALGTGSVLGVDVGALADPAAAVAEFAAPLTAQEVTARELRVRRDQVGAGYAALTGPVTEALRLAARTEGIVLDPTYTGRALAGLRAAVRDGSVRPGEKTVFVHTGGLPGLFGHAQAVAAAEEGAGAY; encoded by the coding sequence ATGACGCACCCGCCCGTGCCGCTCGGCACCTTCCCCACGCCCGTCGAACCGGCGCCCCGGCTGGCCGCGACGCTGGGCCTCGGCCCGGAGGACCTGTGGGTCAAGCGGGACGACCTGACCGGTCTCGGCGGGGGCGGCAACAAGGTCCGCAAGCTGGAGTGGACGGTGGGCGCGGCGCTCGCCGAGGGCGCGGACACGCTGGTGACCACGGGTGCCGCGCAGAGCAACCACGCCCGGCTGACCGCGGCCGCGGGCGCCAGGCTCGGGCTGGACGTCGTCCTGGTGCTGCGCGGCGGGGCCGGTGCCTCCCGGTCCGGGAACCTGGCCCTGGACGGGCTGTTCGGCGCCCGGCTCGCCTGGGCGGGCGAGGTGGACCAGGCCGGTCTGGACGCCGCCGCGGCCGAGGTGTGCGACCGGCTGCGGGCGGACGGGGCCCGGCCGGCGCTGATCCCGTTCGGCGGGTCGGGGACGCTGGGCGCCCGGGGCTACGTCCGCTGCGGTGAGGAGGTGCGCGCGCAGGTGCCGGACGTGCGCACGGCGGTGGTCGCGCTGGGCTCGGGCGGCACCATGGCGGGACTGGTCGCCGCCCTCGGCACCGGTTCGGTGCTCGGCGTGGACGTCGGCGCGCTGGCCGATCCGGCCGCCGCGGTGGCGGAGTTCGCGGCGCCGTTGACCGCACAGGAGGTCACGGCGCGGGAGCTGCGGGTGCGCCGGGACCAGGTGGGCGCCGGGTACGCGGCGCTGACCGGCCCGGTGACGGAGGCGCTGCGGCTGGCCGCCCGCACCGAGGGGATCGTCCTGGACCCGACCTACACGGGCCGGGCGCTGGCCGGACTGCGCGCGGCGGTGCGCGACGGTTCCGTACGCCCCGGTGAGAAGACGGTGTTCGTGCACACCGGTGGACTGCCCGGACTGTTCGGCCACGCGCAGGCGGTGGCCGCCGCGGAGGAGGGGGCGGGAGCGTACTGA